ATGTCGCCGGTTTCAACGTTCAGCCGGTAGGCATCGAACACCTCTTTGTTCCGCTTGTTGAGCGCCACGATGACGTCCGTCGGGTGATCTTCAAGGTCATCGATGAGTTCCGCCCGTGCGCCCTCAAACGGCGTAAGATCCCGAACTTGTTTGCCGTCGCGATCTACGGCGAACAGATGGAAGTTTTCATCCCCGCCGTTATCTTTGAGGAACAGGATGTATTGGTCGCCTTTCCAGAAATAGGCGGTTACGTCGCGATCGGTCACCGAAGTCAACCGCTTTTCCTCGCCGCCCTCGCGGGGGCGGATAAACACGTTGAGCCGGCTTTCGTAAGGTCTCACGTAAGCCAGGTCGTTACCACTCGGCGAGAGTTGGAACCCGGCTATTTCCGGGTTGCGGAAAAAATCGCGTAACGGGATCTGTGGCGGAAGGGGACTGCTGGATGCGGCCTGGGACAAGTTCGTCATGGAAAACAAGGCCAACAATACGATGATTCTCATAAAAAAAAGCGATGGTCGACTCTGCGGGCCACTACCACCGGGCACGCAGGCGGCCGCAAACTGCGGGTAAGCCAAGAGGTAACGCACTCCGGCCCCGCAGACAACCCGGACCATGGCCATGCTCAGCTTAATCTACGACCCCGCCTGCGCCGGCTACGAATCGCCGTGCCATCCCGAAAGCCCTATCCGGGTGCTGGCCACCGCCGCTTACCTGGAGGATCAAAGGCCGGATGCCGCGTGGGTGCAGCCCGGCATCGCCTCAGAAGCCGATTTGCTGCGGGTCCACACCCCGGAGCACCTTCGCCGGTTGCAGCAGCCGCGCGACTTCGATGGTGATACTCCCTACTATGAGGGGATCGAGACGCACGCGCGCCGGGCCGCAGGGGGTGCCCTGGCGGCGGTCAACGAAGCCCTGCAGGGGCGGGCCGCATTTTCACTGTTGCGTCCGCCCGGTCACCACGCGACGACCGATCGGGCCATGGGTTTTTGCTACCTTAACTCCGTGGCGATTGCCGCCCGCTACGCCCTCGAACAAGGTTGCGCCCGCGTCGCCATTTGGGACTTCGACGCCCACCATGGGAATGGCACGGAGGCGATCGTGGCGAATGACGACCGGATCCGTTTTGCGTCGGTGCATCAATACCCAGGGTATCCCGGAACGGGCACGAAGAGTTTTGCCAATATCTCAAACTGGCCGATCCCGCCGATGAGTGATCCGGACGCCCATGCGCGCGCCGTTCGAGCGGCCCTGGGTACATTGCTGGCGTTTGACCCCGAGCTCTTGCTGGTATCGGCGGGTTTCGACGCCTTTGCCCGGGATCCGATCACTCAGATGACGTTGGAACAGCCCCATTTCGGACAGTTCGGCGCGTGGCTGGCCGGGCTTCGGGTTCCGGTTGCGGCGGTGCTGGAAGGCGGGTACAGCCGCGAGTTACCCTTGCTCGTCGGGTCGTTCCTGAATGGATGGGTGCCGCGGCCTGCATCCTCATGAAAACCCGGGTCGGCGGTACCCGCGTGACTGAGATGTTTTCCGGGGAGCATTTGCCCCGGATTTGTTGATGCCTTGACGCGACTCGAGTAAGACGAGCAAATGCTATCGCCGGTTCAGCCGTCATGAGTTGGTTCAGCTTCAGCTGGCAGAATTTTTGGTTCTCGTTTCTCGCCCTGGCGTTTGAAGGGCTGCCGTTCCTGATGGCCGGCTCGCTGGTCTCCGGTGTGGTTGCGGTCTTCGTGCCGTCGACCCGGATCAACCGGCTCCTGCCGCGCAACCCTTTCCTGGCGACGCTGGCGAGCGGGTTTCTGGGCGTTTTTCTGCCGGTGTGCGACTGCGGCGTTGTGCCCATCGTGCGGCGCCTGTTGAACAAAGGGATGCCGGTGTCATGCGGCCTCACGTTCATGCTGGCGTCGCCCATCGTGAA
The sequence above is drawn from the Verrucomicrobiota bacterium genome and encodes:
- a CDS encoding histone deacetylase, whose amino-acid sequence is MLSLIYDPACAGYESPCHPESPIRVLATAAYLEDQRPDAAWVQPGIASEADLLRVHTPEHLRRLQQPRDFDGDTPYYEGIETHARRAAGGALAAVNEALQGRAAFSLLRPPGHHATTDRAMGFCYLNSVAIAARYALEQGCARVAIWDFDAHHGNGTEAIVANDDRIRFASVHQYPGYPGTGTKSFANISNWPIPPMSDPDAHARAVRAALGTLLAFDPELLLVSAGFDAFARDPITQMTLEQPHFGQFGAWLAGLRVPVAAVLEGGYSRELPLLVGSFLNGWVPRPASS